A section of the Rossellomorea marisflavi genome encodes:
- the katG gene encoding catalase/peroxidase HPI: MDHNQKPDQKEHSAAGQCPVTHHKDSAITTSRSPRGTTNKEWWPNQLNLNVLRQHDRKSNPYGEDFDYRQEFAKLDYEALKKDLHSLMTESQEWWPADYGHYGPFFIRMSWHAAGTYRTSDGRGGGASGSQRFAPLNSWPDNVNLDKARRLLWPIKRKYGNKISWADLLVLTGNVALESMGLKTFGFAGGREDIWHAEEDVYWGTEKEWLADNRYSGDRELEDPLAAVQMGLIYVNPEGPNGKPDPKGSARDIRDTFGRMAMNDEETVALIAGGHTFGKAHGAGDPSHVGDDPEAATLENQGLGWISSYGSGKGRDTISSGVDGAWTTHPTTWDNGYFDLLFGYEWELTKSAAGAYQWTPVDMGEEHMAPDAEDPSIKVKTMMTTADMALREDPAYEKISRRFHSNPDEFADAFARAWFKLLHRDMGPKVRYLGPEVPSEELIWQDPVPAVDYELSDSEIEELKSKILDSGLGISELVKTAWASASTFRGSDMRGGANGARIRLAPQKDWEVNEPDLLQNVLNMYEDIQSTFGKKVSIADLIVLGGTAAVEKAAKDGGFDVKITFSPGRGDATPEQTDEESFDVLEPVSDGFRNYQKQEYSISPEEMLVDKAQLLGLSAPEMAVLIGGMRSLGANYGSSKSGLFTEHVGRLSSEFFVNLLDMGVEWKRVAFNEYEGRDRHTSEVIWTASRFDLVIGSNSELRAIAEVYAQDDNKEKFVHDFVSAWVKVMNADRFDLK; this comes from the coding sequence ATGGATCACAATCAAAAACCTGATCAGAAGGAACATAGCGCAGCGGGACAATGTCCCGTCACCCACCACAAGGATAGTGCCATAACGACGTCAAGGTCACCACGAGGAACGACGAATAAGGAATGGTGGCCAAATCAGCTTAATCTGAATGTCCTTCGTCAGCACGATCGGAAGTCGAACCCTTATGGAGAAGATTTTGATTATCGTCAGGAATTTGCCAAGCTGGACTACGAAGCGTTGAAAAAGGATCTCCACTCCCTCATGACCGAAAGCCAGGAATGGTGGCCAGCAGATTATGGGCATTATGGTCCCTTCTTCATCCGCATGTCTTGGCACGCGGCAGGTACATACCGGACATCGGATGGACGAGGCGGCGGCGCATCGGGTTCCCAGCGATTTGCCCCGCTTAACAGCTGGCCGGATAATGTGAACCTCGACAAGGCACGCAGGTTACTCTGGCCCATCAAGCGCAAATATGGGAACAAAATCTCTTGGGCAGATCTTCTCGTCCTGACGGGTAATGTGGCACTAGAATCTATGGGGTTGAAAACATTCGGTTTTGCAGGTGGCCGCGAAGACATTTGGCATGCGGAGGAAGATGTATATTGGGGTACAGAGAAAGAATGGCTTGCAGACAACCGCTACTCAGGGGACCGCGAACTAGAAGACCCCCTCGCAGCCGTTCAAATGGGACTCATCTATGTTAATCCTGAAGGACCTAACGGCAAACCTGATCCAAAAGGCAGTGCCAGGGATATCCGGGATACGTTCGGCAGGATGGCCATGAATGATGAAGAGACGGTGGCGCTTATTGCTGGAGGTCATACATTTGGTAAAGCCCACGGTGCAGGTGACCCTTCACACGTCGGGGATGATCCTGAGGCAGCTACACTTGAGAATCAAGGACTTGGTTGGATTAGCAGCTACGGAAGCGGCAAGGGCCGTGATACGATTTCGAGCGGAGTGGACGGTGCCTGGACAACCCATCCGACAACATGGGATAACGGGTACTTCGACCTTTTATTCGGCTATGAGTGGGAGCTTACCAAAAGTGCTGCAGGAGCATATCAATGGACTCCGGTGGATATGGGCGAAGAGCATATGGCACCCGATGCCGAAGACCCATCGATCAAAGTGAAGACCATGATGACGACTGCGGACATGGCACTCAGGGAAGATCCTGCCTATGAAAAGATCTCCCGCCGATTCCATTCCAATCCAGACGAGTTTGCTGATGCTTTTGCACGTGCCTGGTTCAAACTCCTTCACAGGGATATGGGTCCAAAAGTCAGATATCTTGGTCCTGAAGTTCCAAGTGAGGAGTTGATCTGGCAGGATCCGGTACCGGCAGTGGATTATGAACTCTCCGATTCAGAGATTGAAGAGCTGAAATCAAAGATCCTGGATTCAGGATTGGGAATCAGTGAACTGGTCAAGACCGCTTGGGCTTCCGCATCCACCTTCAGGGGATCGGATATGCGCGGCGGGGCCAACGGTGCACGTATTCGCCTCGCCCCTCAAAAAGATTGGGAAGTGAATGAACCTGACCTTCTCCAAAACGTGTTGAACATGTATGAAGACATCCAAAGCACATTTGGCAAGAAGGTTAGCATCGCCGACCTTATCGTCCTTGGTGGTACAGCTGCAGTAGAAAAAGCAGCCAAAGACGGCGGCTTCGACGTAAAGATCACCTTCTCCCCTGGACGAGGTGATGCAACCCCAGAACAAACCGATGAAGAGAGCTTCGACGTCCTGGAACCGGTGTCAGATGGATTCCGTAACTATCAAAAGCAGGAATACTCCATTTCTCCAGAAGAAATGCTCGTCGACAAAGCGCAGCTGCTAGGATTGAGTGCACCTGAAATGGCGGTGCTGATCGGTGGAATGCGCTCACTCGGTGCAAACTATGGGTCAAGCAAGAGTGGCCTTTTCACTGAGCATGTAGGACGCCTTTCTTCTGAGTTCTTCGTCAACCTCCTTGATATGGGAGTCGAATGGAAACGTGTTGCTTTCAATGAATATGAAGGGCGAGATCGTCATACAAGCGAAGTCATATGGACCGCTTCTCGATTTGACCTGGTAATTGGATCGAATTCCGAACTGCGTGCCATCGCCGAAGTGTATGCCCAAGACGATAATAAAGAAAAATTCGTTCATGATTTTGTCTCAGCATGGGTCAAAGTCATGAATGCAGACCGGTTTGATCTAAAATGA
- a CDS encoding Cof-type HAD-IIB family hydrolase: MSNKPKTIFLDMDGTILSSQNKVSVQTKETIDALRTQGIKVFIATGRAYDEIEAMLPEGFKVDGFITSNGMAGYVDDTPVFEHSLSLGLVEDVIAQARNHEIYYEVFPYGAPRITLKQDQEYVLKEVAEPKPDGVEENEWLSRKKAVNEEISFREDLEGKGFSKFYFFARTQEKIQKWGDVLQEMKKDTDFTLSKSSNHNLELMVADVNKASGIREMLQHFGLKNEGTLAIGDSDNDLQMFDFVTHSVAMHNAKEHIKDVVDEVTTLSCDENGVSDYLARFIEKTVSHS; this comes from the coding sequence ATGTCAAATAAACCGAAAACCATCTTTTTGGATATGGATGGGACCATATTGAGTTCCCAAAATAAAGTAAGTGTGCAGACGAAGGAAACCATCGATGCATTAAGAACTCAAGGAATCAAGGTGTTCATCGCTACTGGAAGAGCCTATGATGAGATTGAAGCCATGCTGCCGGAAGGATTCAAAGTGGATGGATTCATTACATCCAACGGAATGGCAGGCTATGTGGACGATACACCGGTTTTTGAGCATTCCCTGTCACTAGGACTTGTGGAAGACGTCATTGCACAAGCGAGAAACCATGAGATTTATTACGAGGTGTTCCCTTACGGCGCCCCACGTATTACATTGAAGCAGGATCAGGAGTATGTACTCAAGGAAGTGGCGGAACCGAAACCCGATGGAGTAGAAGAAAATGAATGGTTATCACGCAAGAAAGCCGTTAATGAAGAGATCTCCTTCAGGGAAGACCTGGAAGGAAAAGGATTCTCTAAATTTTATTTCTTTGCACGTACGCAGGAAAAGATTCAAAAATGGGGAGATGTCCTTCAAGAAATGAAAAAGGACACCGACTTCACCCTTTCGAAGTCATCCAATCACAACCTAGAACTGATGGTGGCGGATGTTAATAAGGCGTCTGGAATCAGAGAAATGCTCCAACATTTCGGACTGAAAAACGAAGGCACACTCGCCATTGGAGACAGCGACAATGATCTTCAAATGTTTGACTTTGTGACACACTCCGTGGCCATGCATAATGCCAAAGAACATATCAAGGATGTGGTGGATGAAGTCACCACTTTATCATGTGATGAAAATGGCGTCAGCGACTACCTTGCAAGATTCATAGAAAAGACCGTCTCACATTCATAA
- a CDS encoding type 1 glutamine amidotransferase family protein, whose amino-acid sequence MQTSVYLYVFNTMSDWEYGYLIAELNTGRYFKKGRKPLQVVTVGATKERITTMGGLSIIPDLSLDACMVEREDLFILPGGTSWGESIHQPILKKIGEALELGTMVAAICGATEALANMGYLDTRKHTGNDAAYMKMVCPNYHGEGHYEMGPVVTDGNLVTASGVAPLEFAREVLKKVDVFAPATLQSWYHLNKTQKPEHFFELMNSIPG is encoded by the coding sequence ATGCAAACAAGCGTTTATCTTTATGTATTCAACACAATGTCAGACTGGGAATATGGTTATTTGATTGCCGAACTAAACACGGGGCGATACTTCAAAAAAGGTCGTAAACCGCTACAAGTAGTGACAGTAGGAGCAACGAAAGAAAGGATTACGACGATGGGAGGTCTGAGCATCATACCAGATCTTTCCTTGGATGCGTGCATGGTTGAAAGAGAGGACCTGTTCATTTTACCTGGAGGGACTAGTTGGGGAGAATCCATTCATCAGCCAATATTGAAAAAAATCGGTGAAGCTTTAGAGCTTGGGACGATGGTCGCGGCCATTTGTGGTGCCACTGAGGCTCTTGCGAATATGGGATATCTGGATACCAGAAAGCACACTGGTAATGACGCGGCCTATATGAAAATGGTCTGTCCGAATTATCATGGAGAAGGGCATTATGAGATGGGACCTGTCGTAACGGATGGTAATCTGGTTACTGCCTCAGGGGTAGCTCCCCTGGAATTTGCGAGGGAGGTGCTGAAAAAAGTAGATGTATTTGCACCGGCTACATTGCAGTCATGGTATCACCTAAATAAGACCCAAAAACCTGAACACTTCTTCGAGCTAATGAATTCAATCCCTGGATAA
- a CDS encoding Gfo/Idh/MocA family protein translates to MRQLRIGMVGLGGIAQKAYLPLLSRETGWELAGIYTPDQRKRNRISKEYRLKAFNHLDHLAEECDAAFVHSSTDSHYEVVSALMQKGLDVYVDKPLAATVEESEQLVDESVKSGRKLMVGFNRRFAPLYVQAKAMAGTPAWVRFDKHRLDDIGPASFEFTMLDDYLHLVDTIRWLNDDGNMTVGGGAMAINESNELIHARHTFQSSLGTQYSTGMHRRVGTQRETLELISDGRILTVSDMNVLEVEEGGRRIVTKPSSWDTILKQRGFEDAVMHFIQSVIGDTPPCIGGDQALESQYVLEGLLKDH, encoded by the coding sequence ATGCGACAACTAAGAATTGGAATGGTCGGTCTCGGAGGAATTGCCCAGAAGGCGTATTTGCCCCTTCTATCAAGAGAAACCGGGTGGGAATTGGCAGGGATTTATACACCGGATCAAAGGAAGCGAAACCGGATCAGCAAGGAGTATCGACTTAAAGCATTCAATCATCTTGACCATCTAGCGGAGGAATGCGATGCGGCATTTGTACATAGTTCGACTGATTCACATTACGAAGTGGTATCAGCGCTTATGCAAAAGGGTCTCGATGTATATGTGGACAAGCCATTGGCAGCTACGGTAGAAGAGTCGGAGCAGTTGGTCGACGAGAGCGTGAAGTCAGGAAGGAAGCTGATGGTTGGATTCAACAGACGATTCGCTCCCCTATACGTCCAGGCCAAGGCCATGGCTGGAACACCTGCCTGGGTGAGGTTCGATAAGCATCGCCTGGATGATATCGGTCCAGCATCATTTGAATTCACCATGCTCGACGATTATCTTCATCTGGTCGATACGATCCGCTGGCTGAATGACGATGGCAATATGACAGTCGGTGGTGGAGCAATGGCAATCAATGAATCCAATGAATTGATTCATGCAAGGCACACCTTTCAATCTTCACTTGGTACACAATACTCTACAGGTATGCATCGAAGGGTGGGAACACAGCGTGAGACGTTGGAGCTCATATCGGATGGACGCATCTTGACCGTATCAGATATGAATGTCCTCGAGGTGGAAGAAGGAGGGCGAAGGATAGTCACAAAGCCTTCTTCCTGGGATACCATCCTCAAGCAGCGGGGATTTGAAGATGCCGTCATGCATTTCATTCAGAGTGTGATAGGGGACACGCCTCCTTGTATTGGAGGAGATCAGGCACTTGAAAGCCAATATGTGCTGGAAGGGCTACTCAAGGATCATTGA
- a CDS encoding nitroreductase family protein: MKPNDFNDIVLNRRSIKRYDPEVKISRDEMEQILTEASRAPSSVNMQPWRFMVVDTQEGKGKLAQMARFNKEQVNTSAAVVAVFGDMKNIENADAIYDKAVELGYMPQDIKDMQLGKIKAHYDNQLENDLRDVVLIDAGLVSMQLMLVARAHGYDTNPIGGYEKDIIAEEFGLDKDRYVPIMLISMGKAADEGYPSYRLPVNDITFWK, from the coding sequence ATGAAACCTAATGATTTCAATGATATTGTATTAAACCGACGCTCCATCAAGAGGTATGATCCGGAAGTGAAGATCAGCCGTGACGAAATGGAGCAGATCCTTACCGAGGCTAGCCGCGCTCCTTCTTCCGTGAATATGCAGCCCTGGAGATTCATGGTCGTCGATACACAGGAAGGGAAAGGAAAGCTTGCTCAGATGGCACGATTCAATAAAGAACAAGTAAACACGTCAGCAGCCGTCGTGGCTGTCTTCGGAGATATGAAGAATATCGAGAATGCCGATGCCATTTATGACAAAGCGGTAGAGCTCGGCTATATGCCCCAGGACATCAAAGACATGCAGCTCGGGAAAATCAAAGCACATTATGATAACCAACTTGAGAATGATCTACGAGATGTAGTACTGATCGATGCAGGACTTGTTTCCATGCAGCTGATGCTCGTGGCACGTGCCCACGGCTACGACACGAATCCGATCGGCGGCTATGAGAAAGACATTATCGCAGAAGAATTCGGACTCGACAAAGACCGTTACGTTCCAATCATGCTCATATCCATGGGTAAAGCAGCTGATGAAGGATATCCTTCTTACCGCTTGCCCGTTAATGATATAACGTTCTGGAAATAA
- a CDS encoding SDR family oxidoreductase, translating to MYQDLKDKVVVITGASKGLGRAMAVRFGQEQSKVVINYRSKEEEALEVKKEVEEAGGQAIIVHGDVSKEADVINLVQTAVKEFGTLDIMINNAGFENPMASHELSLDNWQAVIDTNLTGAFLGSREAIKYWVENDIKGNVINMSSVHEMIPWPLFVHYAASKGGMKLMTETLALEYAPKGIRVNNIGPGAMDTPINAEKFNDPEQRADVESMIPMGYIGKPEEVSSVAAFLASEQASYVTGVTLFVDGGMTKYPSFQAGRG from the coding sequence ATGTATCAAGATCTAAAAGATAAAGTAGTCGTTATTACAGGTGCATCCAAAGGATTGGGCCGCGCCATGGCCGTACGTTTTGGACAAGAGCAATCAAAAGTTGTCATCAACTACCGCAGTAAGGAAGAAGAAGCTCTTGAAGTTAAAAAAGAAGTAGAAGAAGCGGGTGGCCAAGCCATCATCGTTCATGGTGATGTGTCAAAAGAGGCAGATGTGATTAATCTTGTCCAAACGGCTGTTAAAGAATTCGGTACATTGGATATCATGATCAACAACGCAGGCTTTGAAAATCCTATGGCATCACATGAGCTATCATTGGATAACTGGCAGGCGGTCATCGATACGAACCTGACAGGAGCCTTCCTTGGAAGCCGTGAAGCCATCAAGTATTGGGTTGAAAATGACATCAAAGGGAACGTCATCAACATGTCTTCTGTTCATGAGATGATTCCTTGGCCGTTATTCGTCCACTATGCAGCAAGTAAAGGCGGCATGAAACTGATGACAGAAACACTCGCTCTTGAATATGCTCCAAAGGGTATCCGCGTTAACAATATTGGACCAGGTGCCATGGATACTCCGATCAATGCAGAGAAATTCAATGATCCAGAGCAGCGTGCAGACGTTGAAAGCATGATACCGATGGGCTACATCGGTAAACCGGAAGAAGTATCATCCGTAGCGGCCTTCCTCGCTTCTGAGCAAGCAAGCTATGTGACCGGTGTAACACTGTTCGTCGACGGTGGAATGACAAAATACCCTTCTTTCCAAGCTGGAAGAGGCTAA
- a CDS encoding helix-turn-helix transcriptional regulator, whose translation MSKIDSMLAILWMLRSGEKVTAKQISEKLEMNIRTVYRYIDTISTSGVPIISESGPNGGYTLLNHFMEAPLFFDVGEQTSLFHAAVFAEEAGYYGGEPLKRAISKLSKHSNQEQERMVNHHVTSLEVIRPLRPPSLEPFLKELEHAIAEGYSVNMVYHKSREQQKHERVVDPYKMLYWNNKWYVIGFCHHRSDLRSFRVDRIERIGLTEKTFSRPEDFSARDFFMKNLLPTINGKEGITRMVIIGNENTLNDVCQHWFLGHYVQEREPKKAMFLLETDIVHTHIPHLLLPYGKSIQIIEPVSLKKRIVEVLSEYITFHQE comes from the coding sequence ATGTCCAAAATTGATAGTATGTTAGCGATTCTATGGATGCTCCGTTCAGGTGAGAAAGTGACGGCGAAACAAATATCAGAAAAGTTAGAGATGAATATTAGGACGGTGTATCGTTATATCGATACCATTTCAACAAGTGGAGTACCGATCATTTCAGAATCAGGACCTAACGGCGGGTATACGTTATTGAACCACTTTATGGAGGCTCCTCTCTTTTTTGATGTTGGAGAACAAACGTCACTGTTTCACGCTGCCGTTTTTGCAGAGGAAGCGGGATATTATGGTGGTGAACCGCTAAAAAGAGCTATTTCAAAACTAAGTAAACACTCAAATCAAGAGCAGGAAAGAATGGTAAACCACCATGTGACCAGCCTTGAAGTCATACGTCCATTACGACCGCCCTCACTTGAACCGTTTTTGAAAGAGTTGGAGCATGCCATAGCTGAAGGGTACTCAGTAAACATGGTTTACCATAAAAGTAGGGAGCAACAAAAACATGAGAGAGTGGTCGACCCATACAAAATGCTCTACTGGAACAATAAATGGTATGTGATTGGATTTTGTCATCATAGAAGTGACCTTCGCAGTTTTCGAGTCGATCGGATTGAGCGTATAGGGTTAACTGAAAAGACGTTTAGCAGACCAGAAGACTTTTCAGCACGTGACTTTTTCATGAAAAATCTCCTTCCGACGATAAATGGAAAGGAAGGAATCACTCGTATGGTGATCATTGGGAATGAAAATACGCTTAATGATGTTTGCCAGCATTGGTTTCTAGGACATTATGTGCAGGAAAGGGAACCAAAAAAAGCTATGTTTCTTCTGGAAACTGACATCGTACATACCCATATCCCTCATCTGCTATTACCGTATGGAAAATCGATTCAAATTATTGAGCCGGTAAGTCTGAAAAAAAGGATTGTAGAGGTTTTATCGGAATATATAACATTTCATCAAGAATAA
- a CDS encoding polysaccharide deacetylase family protein has translation MRKLVVMMSMMALFVLPTPADAKQVERSMAEPRGEVIWEVPMAFKKVALTFDDGPHPLYTAQILQILKSYDAKATFFLTGERIKRFPDLVKREVKEGHEIGNHSFSHPNFGSLSLRDIEKEISTTEELLLQFQPGTQPKLFRPPGGDLSIPVLGLMKEMDLMPILWSWHQDPRDWAGRSSEAISAHVLDNIHNGDIILLHDSGGNREETVKALKTILSTLTEKGYQFVTVQELMETDPVFGF, from the coding sequence ATGAGAAAGCTGGTAGTGATGATGTCAATGATGGCCCTTTTTGTGCTTCCGACTCCGGCAGATGCCAAGCAGGTAGAGAGAAGCATGGCGGAACCGAGGGGAGAGGTCATCTGGGAAGTTCCCATGGCTTTCAAAAAAGTAGCCCTCACATTCGATGATGGGCCCCATCCTCTTTATACCGCTCAGATCCTCCAGATTTTGAAATCCTATGATGCAAAAGCGACATTCTTCCTCACTGGCGAGCGGATCAAACGCTTCCCTGATCTCGTGAAAAGAGAAGTGAAAGAAGGACACGAAATCGGAAATCATTCTTTTTCTCATCCGAACTTCGGCTCGCTTTCTTTGAGGGATATCGAAAAAGAGATATCCACTACGGAAGAACTTCTGCTCCAATTCCAGCCGGGCACCCAGCCAAAGTTGTTCAGGCCGCCAGGAGGCGACCTTTCCATACCTGTGCTGGGCTTGATGAAAGAAATGGATTTAATGCCGATCCTCTGGTCGTGGCATCAGGATCCGAGAGATTGGGCAGGACGTTCAAGCGAGGCCATTTCAGCCCATGTTCTTGATAATATCCACAATGGAGACATCATCCTTCTACATGACTCCGGTGGAAATCGGGAGGAAACCGTTAAAGCGCTGAAAACAATCTTATCCACGTTGACTGAAAAAGGGTATCAGTTTGTCACCGTACAGGAACTGATGGAGACGGATCCGGTATTCGGCTTTTGA
- a CDS encoding WD40/YVTN/BNR-like repeat-containing protein, giving the protein MKKIIIGGTASLLGIGIAVGTYLFETAPSTHLPSEIGTPPEQKSPPENDDTLQPIESNGPIGYALAGELKITYDDGEHWSRVPVGIESLFAGEYNGQENELIEHSFYLSDDRSAFLYVEGADNQRVKLLYSLDRGDTWKVADIDGTIAPRFRKVDFLNEADGYVVYTGERTMSSEATKVFLTHDGGESWKEVPHPDHYRLLYDGNFIDEKTGFLSYGILNPEEPDLYVTQDGGQSWVSASIEIPDEYHLIFTTAETPYIEGNDLVLLVNQGSSGDYKGGKVKGKFISEDNGLSWSFQHEVYADE; this is encoded by the coding sequence ATGAAAAAGATTATTATTGGAGGAACAGCCTCCTTACTGGGCATCGGTATCGCAGTCGGTACCTACCTGTTCGAAACCGCTCCCTCTACCCACTTGCCATCAGAAATAGGAACGCCTCCGGAGCAAAAATCTCCTCCGGAAAACGACGATACCCTTCAACCGATTGAATCAAATGGTCCTATTGGGTACGCCCTGGCAGGTGAGCTCAAAATCACCTATGATGACGGAGAGCATTGGTCACGCGTACCGGTCGGAATAGAAAGCCTTTTTGCCGGGGAATACAATGGACAGGAGAACGAGCTGATCGAACACAGCTTTTACCTATCAGACGATCGCTCCGCCTTTCTATATGTAGAAGGAGCGGACAATCAACGTGTAAAGCTGCTCTATTCCCTTGATCGAGGAGATACATGGAAAGTTGCAGATATAGACGGAACGATCGCTCCCCGCTTCAGGAAAGTGGATTTCCTCAATGAAGCTGACGGCTATGTCGTGTATACCGGAGAGAGGACCATGTCCTCGGAAGCAACAAAGGTATTTCTGACGCATGACGGGGGAGAATCATGGAAGGAGGTGCCCCATCCGGATCACTATCGTCTGCTGTACGACGGTAATTTCATTGATGAGAAGACCGGTTTTTTATCTTATGGGATCCTAAATCCTGAAGAACCCGACCTTTATGTCACCCAAGATGGGGGACAGTCCTGGGTGTCGGCGAGCATTGAGATACCCGATGAGTACCATCTCATCTTTACCACTGCTGAAACTCCTTATATAGAGGGTAATGACTTGGTTCTGTTGGTAAATCAGGGATCCAGCGGCGATTACAAAGGTGGGAAAGTGAAAGGGAAATTCATTTCGGAGGATAATGGCCTCTCTTGGTCGTTCCAACACGAGGTGTATGCAGATGAATAA
- a CDS encoding SDR family oxidoreductase, which yields MTSKTIVITGASSGIGKATARYFAENGWNVAATMRSPEKEIELKKNGNIQVYRLDVSDHGSIEAARDQILSDYPKVDAVLNNAGFGLMGPFELAEDDQIRKQFEVNVFGLFEVTKAFLPHFRKNKDGMFINVSSLGGRVAFPYLSLYHSTKWAVEGFTESLGFELSQLGIKAKLIEPGGVATDFDGRSLEKTSSETIKDYDTGMASFQERFVSNIESSEPITIAKVVFEAATDGTDRIRYAAGQDAIQALEARERSGDEAFIKVTKERSFGK from the coding sequence ATGACATCCAAAACCATTGTGATTACCGGAGCATCATCGGGAATCGGGAAGGCCACCGCCCGCTACTTTGCTGAAAATGGCTGGAATGTGGCGGCCACCATGCGATCTCCGGAAAAAGAGATTGAACTTAAGAAAAACGGGAATATACAGGTATACCGGTTGGATGTATCGGATCATGGCAGCATTGAAGCTGCCAGAGATCAAATTTTATCCGACTATCCTAAAGTGGATGCCGTACTCAATAATGCAGGCTTCGGGCTGATGGGTCCGTTTGAACTTGCAGAGGATGATCAGATTAGAAAGCAATTCGAGGTCAATGTATTCGGGCTCTTTGAAGTCACAAAAGCATTTCTTCCTCATTTCAGGAAGAACAAAGATGGAATGTTCATCAACGTATCTTCCCTGGGCGGACGAGTTGCCTTTCCATATTTGAGTCTGTATCATTCCACCAAGTGGGCGGTAGAAGGTTTTACTGAATCCCTTGGCTTTGAATTGAGCCAGCTCGGTATCAAGGCTAAGCTTATTGAACCGGGTGGAGTGGCCACTGATTTCGATGGTCGTTCATTGGAGAAAACTTCATCGGAAACCATAAAGGATTATGATACTGGAATGGCCTCTTTCCAGGAGCGGTTCGTTTCCAATATCGAATCAAGTGAACCCATCACCATCGCGAAGGTCGTTTTTGAAGCAGCTACCGATGGCACAGACCGCATACGCTATGCTGCAGGTCAAGATGCCATCCAGGCTCTTGAGGCACGCGAACGATCAGGGGACGAGGCGTTCATTAAGGTGACTAAAGAACGCTCTTTTGGTAAATAA
- a CDS encoding uridine kinase, with protein sequence MIQSLVKRHSHGRTMIGIDGLGGSGKTSLAQRIHGNLLTGPRQTVLIHLDDHIVPSCYRYDTGRPQWQEYYKLQWDVGGPRHIFFDLLTSPHLLFHVPFYDKHSDSIVQKQLDIEEDAVVLVEGVFLQRPERIEYFDAVIFVDCPFHTRKHRVTSRDGYLGDEAAILKAYENRYWPAEDYYMTSIRPREQATFCYIHNERREYPCDN encoded by the coding sequence ATGATCCAATCGTTAGTGAAGCGACATTCCCATGGACGCACGATGATCGGCATCGATGGATTGGGCGGGTCTGGAAAAACTAGCCTGGCCCAACGCATTCATGGGAATCTGCTGACAGGACCCCGACAGACGGTCCTCATCCACCTTGATGATCATATCGTCCCATCATGCTACCGTTACGACACCGGCAGGCCCCAGTGGCAGGAGTATTATAAGCTTCAATGGGATGTCGGGGGCCCGAGGCACATCTTTTTTGATTTACTCACGTCACCACATCTTCTTTTCCACGTTCCGTTTTACGATAAACATTCGGATAGTATCGTCCAAAAACAGCTGGATATTGAGGAAGATGCAGTAGTGCTCGTAGAAGGCGTTTTCCTTCAAAGACCAGAAAGGATCGAGTATTTTGATGCCGTCATCTTTGTGGACTGTCCTTTTCACACCAGAAAACACAGGGTGACCAGTCGTGACGGATATTTGGGCGATGAAGCAGCAATTCTGAAGGCATATGAAAACCGCTATTGGCCAGCAGAAGACTACTACATGACCTCGATCAGGCCGAGGGAACAAGCAACATTTTGCTACATACACAATGAACGGAGGGAGTATCCATGCGACAACTAA